A genomic segment from Pyruvatibacter sp. encodes:
- the ilvD gene encoding dihydroxy-acid dehydratase, giving the protein MATSRFDKSKLPSRHVTVGPQRAPHRSYYYAMGLTQEEIDQPFVGVATCWNEAAPCNIALQRQAQAVKAGVKMANGTPREFCTITVTDGIAMGHQGMKSSLVSRDVITDSVELTMRGHCYDALVGLAGCDKSLPGMMMAMLRLNVPSVFMYGGSILPGNFRGKDVTVLDVFEGVGQHSAGNMSDEDLHELECIACPSAGACGGQFTANTMACVSEAIGLALPNSAGAPAPYESRDQYAEASGRAVMDLIATGLRPRDICTRKAFENAATVVAASGGSTNAGLHLPAMAHEAGIDFDLMEVAEIFRKTPYIADLKPGGNYVAKDMYEAGGVPMLLKTLLDGGFLHGDCITVTGKTLAENLEDIKWNPDQKVIYPVSNPITPTGGVVGLKGSLAPEGAIVKVAGLEKQQFSGPARCFDCEEDAFAAVEDRQYKEGEVLVIRYEGPKGGPGMREMLSTTSALYGQGMGDKVALITDGRFSGATRGFCIGHVGPEAAVGGPIGLIEDGDIITIDAEAGTLDLDVSEDVLAERRKGWQPRATDYNSGTLWKYVQLVGPAYKGALTHPGAKEETHVYADI; this is encoded by the coding sequence ATGGCCACGTCCCGTTTCGATAAGTCCAAGCTCCCCAGCCGCCATGTAACTGTTGGTCCGCAGCGGGCGCCGCATCGTTCATATTACTACGCGATGGGGCTGACGCAGGAGGAGATTGACCAGCCGTTTGTAGGTGTCGCTACCTGCTGGAACGAAGCAGCACCCTGCAACATCGCGCTTCAGCGCCAGGCGCAGGCTGTAAAGGCCGGCGTCAAGATGGCCAATGGTACGCCGCGCGAGTTCTGCACCATTACAGTGACCGACGGCATCGCCATGGGCCATCAGGGCATGAAATCGTCACTGGTCAGCCGTGATGTCATTACTGACTCTGTCGAGCTCACCATGCGGGGCCACTGCTATGACGCGCTTGTGGGGCTTGCGGGCTGTGACAAGAGCCTGCCGGGCATGATGATGGCGATGCTTCGGCTCAACGTGCCCAGCGTCTTCATGTATGGCGGGTCTATTCTGCCGGGCAATTTCAGGGGCAAGGACGTGACCGTTCTTGATGTGTTTGAGGGCGTGGGCCAGCACTCAGCCGGCAACATGTCGGATGAGGATCTGCATGAGCTTGAGTGCATTGCCTGCCCCAGCGCGGGGGCGTGCGGCGGGCAATTTACCGCCAACACCATGGCGTGTGTATCTGAGGCCATCGGCCTTGCGCTGCCCAACTCGGCTGGCGCACCGGCACCCTATGAAAGCCGCGACCAGTATGCCGAAGCATCAGGCCGGGCGGTGATGGATCTTATTGCGACGGGTCTGCGTCCACGCGACATCTGCACGCGCAAGGCATTTGAGAATGCGGCAACTGTTGTTGCGGCATCTGGCGGATCGACCAATGCCGGGCTGCATCTGCCTGCCATGGCGCATGAGGCAGGCATTGATTTTGATCTGATGGAAGTCGCCGAGATTTTCCGCAAGACGCCCTACATTGCTGACCTCAAGCCGGGCGGCAATTACGTGGCCAAGGACATGTATGAGGCCGGCGGCGTACCGATGCTGCTCAAGACACTGCTTGACGGCGGGTTCCTGCATGGTGATTGCATTACCGTGACCGGCAAGACGCTGGCTGAAAACCTTGAAGACATAAAGTGGAACCCGGATCAAAAAGTGATCTATCCGGTATCCAACCCCATTACGCCGACCGGCGGGGTTGTCGGCCTCAAGGGCTCGCTTGCGCCAGAAGGGGCCATTGTGAAGGTTGCCGGACTGGAGAAGCAGCAGTTTTCAGGCCCCGCGCGATGCTTCGATTGCGAGGAAGACGCCTTTGCTGCGGTGGAAGACCGTCAGTACAAGGAAGGTGAGGTTCTGGTCATTCGCTATGAAGGCCCCAAGGGCGGACCGGGTATGCGCGAAATGTTGTCCACTACCTCCGCACTGTATGGCCAGGGCATGGGTGACAAGGTTGCGCTGATTACGGATGGTCGGTTCTCCGGTGCCACGCGCGGCTTTTGCATCGGCCATGTTGGTCCCGAAGCAGCCGTTGGCGGCCCCATCGGGCTGATTGAGGATGGTGACATCATCACCATTGATGCCGAAGCCGGGACACTTGACCTTGATGTATCCGAAGATGTGTTGGCCGAGCGCCGCAAGGGCTGGCAGCCA
- a CDS encoding serine hydrolase, producing MSMARLLGVAVALFACVLPAYAAEEDVLETIFVSDTVERTLFSPALLNRANVEEVVAIVRGLKGTLGGFRGVQREGPNTFTVFLERGRVPAEIQLDDAGLITFLFFRQPTAAGLTPQEALGGFVRLERSGGGQISVLVTRDDVDQVALAPDAPLDVGSSFKMAVLKTLAQAVDGGDISLADVVQLEPEWRSLPSGVMQAWPEGTSVTLGTLAILMISISDNTATDALISILGRDTVEKHVMQTPVLTTAEFFKLKADVNNTRARYRAAADEDRPDVLADLAGSPLPTVSDLDDSPSPEIGWVMTARALCTLAGEVADQPAMQVNPGVANPDDWRQIAYKGGSNFGAYNMTTHLVDDVGTRWCVTATWNTEHATLDQAAFTNAYLAMIGSLRQADIP from the coding sequence ATGAGTATGGCTCGTCTGCTTGGTGTGGCCGTGGCGTTGTTTGCATGTGTGCTACCGGCATACGCTGCTGAAGAAGATGTGCTGGAAACCATTTTTGTATCTGACACGGTTGAACGCACACTGTTTTCGCCAGCGCTTTTGAACCGCGCCAATGTGGAAGAGGTGGTTGCCATCGTGCGGGGCCTCAAAGGAACGCTGGGTGGCTTTCGCGGAGTGCAGCGCGAGGGGCCAAACACATTCACGGTATTTCTCGAGCGCGGGCGGGTGCCTGCGGAAATCCAGCTTGATGATGCGGGTCTCATCACTTTCCTGTTTTTCCGCCAGCCCACTGCTGCAGGGCTGACCCCGCAGGAGGCGCTGGGCGGCTTTGTGCGGCTTGAGCGTTCAGGTGGCGGGCAAATATCCGTGCTTGTGACCCGTGATGATGTGGATCAGGTGGCGCTTGCACCGGATGCCCCGCTGGACGTGGGTTCATCGTTCAAAATGGCTGTGCTCAAGACGCTGGCGCAAGCCGTGGATGGCGGAGACATCAGTCTCGCTGACGTTGTTCAGCTCGAACCTGAATGGCGCTCACTGCCCAGTGGCGTTATGCAGGCGTGGCCTGAAGGCACTTCCGTAACGCTGGGCACACTGGCGATCCTCATGATTTCAATATCCGACAACACCGCAACGGATGCACTGATTTCGATTTTGGGCCGTGATACAGTTGAAAAGCATGTGATGCAGACGCCGGTGCTGACAACAGCCGAGTTTTTCAAGTTGAAGGCGGACGTCAACAACACGCGCGCGCGGTATCGCGCGGCTGCTGATGAGGACCGGCCAGACGTGCTGGCTGACTTGGCCGGTTCGCCACTGCCGACAGTCTCTGACCTGGACGACAGCCCGTCGCCTGAAATCGGCTGGGTGATGACTGCGCGTGCACTTTGCACGCTGGCGGGTGAAGTGGCGGACCAACCGGCCATGCAGGTTAATCCCGGTGTGGCCAATCCTGATGACTGGCGGCAGATTGCCTACAAGGGCGGGTCAAACTTCGGGGCCTACAACATGACCACGCATCTGGTGGACGACGTCGGCACGCGCTGGTGCGTCACAGCCACATGGAACACCGAACATGCAACGCTGGACCAGGCTGCTTTTACCAATGCCTATCTGGCGATGATCGGCAGTCTGCGCCAGGCAGACATTCCGTGA
- a CDS encoding valine--tRNA ligase, translating to MLEKTFQPQAAEPRIYAEWEKTGAFKAGQPDRVAAGARPYSIVIPPPNVTGSLHMGHALNNTLQDILVRFERMRGKDVLWQPGTDHAGIATQAVVERQLAEQGDNKGRRDMGRDAFVEKVWEWKAESGSTITNQLRRLGASCDWSRERFTMDEGMSQAVLKVFVELYREGLIYKDKRLVNWDPTLETAISDLEVVPTDVDGHLWHFRYPLADGKTYEFPVEHDEDGNPTAFETRDYIVVATTRPETMLGDTGVAVNAEDPRYAHLIGSHVVLPLVGRRIPIVADEHADPTQGSGAVKITPAHDFNDFEVGRRHDLAMINLMDTRGRLALDSNEAFLENAPQGREAVAAYDGKDRFEARKLIVAALDDAGLLDKIDDHKHAIPYGDRSNDVIEPFLTDQWYVDAATLAKPAIEAVERGETVFVPRNWEKTYFEWMRNIQPWCISRQLWWGHRIPAWYGPDGEVFVAHTADEAHALAKEHYGKPTELHQDEDVLDTWFSSGLWPFSTLGWPEETPEVQRYYKTDVLVTGFDIIFFWVARMMMFGLHFMKEVPFRDVYIHALVRDEKGAKMSKSKGNVIDPLELIDAYGADALRFTLTAMAAQGRDIKLATSRVEGYRNFGTKLWNAARFCQMNECARIARFDIAGVSGTANIWIAGETRRTAARVTEAIEAYKFNEAAAALYHFVWDVFCDWYLELSKPVLNGSDEAAKVETRATAAWALDQILLMLHPMMPFLTEELWRDGVEGPARDTMLVTAQWPDYAADLGSADADDEINWIIRLVTEVRSVRSQMNVPAGAKIPLVLRGASPETRERMTRNREMIEKLARLDSMKAADEAPAGAIQVVVDEATVFLPLADVIDLDEERARLAKEVSKWDKEIAKIDGKLGNQKFLSKAPDAVIEEQRERRADAEQTRAKLSDALGRLEGVAS from the coding sequence ATGCTTGAAAAAACCTTCCAGCCGCAGGCCGCAGAGCCGCGTATTTATGCCGAGTGGGAAAAGACCGGCGCCTTCAAGGCGGGACAGCCTGATCGGGTGGCGGCAGGGGCCAGGCCCTATTCGATTGTTATCCCCCCACCCAATGTTACCGGCTCACTCCACATGGGCCACGCGCTCAACAACACGCTGCAGGACATTCTGGTGCGGTTTGAGCGCATGCGCGGCAAGGACGTGTTGTGGCAGCCCGGCACGGACCATGCGGGCATTGCCACGCAGGCAGTGGTTGAGCGGCAACTGGCAGAGCAGGGCGACAACAAGGGCCGCCGCGACATGGGCCGCGATGCCTTTGTTGAGAAAGTGTGGGAATGGAAGGCTGAAAGCGGCAGCACCATCACGAATCAACTACGTCGGCTGGGTGCGTCATGTGACTGGTCACGCGAGCGTTTCACCATGGATGAAGGCATGTCGCAGGCCGTGCTCAAGGTGTTTGTGGAACTGTATCGCGAGGGCCTGATCTACAAGGACAAGCGCCTTGTGAACTGGGACCCGACGCTTGAGACAGCCATCTCGGACCTTGAAGTGGTGCCCACGGATGTGGACGGCCATCTGTGGCATTTCCGTTATCCGCTGGCGGACGGCAAGACATATGAGTTTCCTGTCGAGCATGACGAGGACGGCAACCCAACAGCGTTTGAGACCCGTGATTACATTGTGGTTGCGACCACGCGGCCTGAAACAATGCTGGGCGATACCGGCGTTGCAGTGAACGCTGAAGACCCGCGTTACGCTCATCTGATTGGCTCTCATGTTGTGCTGCCGTTGGTCGGCCGACGCATTCCCATAGTTGCTGACGAACATGCAGACCCGACGCAGGGCTCAGGTGCTGTGAAGATCACGCCGGCGCATGACTTCAATGACTTTGAAGTGGGCCGACGTCACGACCTGGCGATGATTAACCTGATGGACACGCGAGGGCGCCTGGCACTCGACAGCAACGAGGCTTTTCTGGAGAACGCGCCGCAGGGGCGCGAGGCTGTTGCTGCCTATGACGGCAAGGACAGGTTTGAGGCGCGAAAGCTGATCGTCGCGGCGCTGGATGACGCCGGGTTGCTCGACAAGATCGACGATCACAAGCACGCTATTCCTTATGGCGACCGCTCCAATGATGTCATCGAACCGTTTTTGACGGACCAGTGGTATGTGGACGCTGCAACGCTTGCCAAGCCCGCCATCGAGGCTGTTGAGCGCGGTGAAACCGTGTTTGTGCCGCGCAACTGGGAAAAGACGTATTTCGAGTGGATGCGTAACATCCAGCCGTGGTGCATCTCGCGCCAGCTATGGTGGGGTCATCGCATTCCCGCGTGGTATGGGCCGGACGGGGAAGTGTTTGTTGCGCACACCGCCGACGAAGCACACGCGCTTGCCAAAGAGCATTACGGCAAACCCACAGAGCTTCATCAGGACGAGGACGTTCTGGATACGTGGTTCAGTTCCGGCCTATGGCCGTTCTCAACGCTGGGCTGGCCGGAAGAGACACCGGAAGTCCAGCGCTATTACAAGACTGACGTTCTGGTCACAGGCTTTGACATCATCTTCTTCTGGGTTGCCCGGATGATGATGTTCGGTCTGCACTTCATGAAGGAAGTGCCGTTCCGCGATGTGTATATCCATGCGCTCGTCCGTGACGAGAAGGGCGCAAAGATGTCGAAATCCAAGGGCAATGTCATTGACCCCCTGGAGTTGATTGATGCCTACGGCGCCGACGCATTGCGCTTCACGCTCACCGCCATGGCGGCGCAGGGCCGCGACATCAAGCTGGCCACGTCGCGGGTTGAGGGCTATCGCAACTTTGGCACCAAGCTGTGGAATGCTGCGCGGTTCTGCCAGATGAACGAATGTGCCCGCATTGCCAGATTTGATATCGCCGGCGTTTCCGGCACGGCCAATATATGGATTGCAGGCGAAACGCGCCGAACGGCGGCGCGGGTGACGGAAGCCATAGAGGCTTACAAGTTCAACGAGGCAGCGGCGGCGCTCTATCACTTCGTCTGGGACGTATTCTGCGACTGGTATCTGGAGCTCAGCAAGCCTGTGCTCAACGGCAGTGACGAGGCCGCTAAGGTTGAGACCCGCGCCACGGCGGCGTGGGCGCTTGACCAGATTTTGCTGATGCTGCATCCGATGATGCCATTCCTCACCGAAGAGCTGTGGCGCGACGGCGTTGAGGGACCCGCCCGCGACACCATGCTGGTGACGGCGCAGTGGCCTGACTATGCCGCCGATCTTGGCAGCGCTGACGCCGACGATGAAATTAACTGGATTATTCGTCTTGTTACCGAGGTTCGTTCCGTCCGTTCACAGATGAATGTACCAGCCGGGGCCAAGATCCCGCTCGTGTTACGAGGCGCATCACCTGAAACACGCGAACGCATGACGCGCAACCGCGAAATGATCGAAAAGCTGGCACGCCTTGACAGCATGAAAGCAGCCGATGAGGCCCCTGCAGGCGCTATCCAGGTGGTGGTGGATGAGGCTACGGTTTTTCTGCCGCTCGCTGATGTGATTGACCTCGATGAAGAGCGTGCGCGCCTCGCAAAAGAGGTCAGTAAATGGGACAAGGAAATTGCCAAGATTGACGGCAAACTGGGCAACCAGAAGTTCTTGTCCAAAGCGCCCGACGCGGTGATTGAAGAACAGCGCGAGCGGCGAGCGGATGCTGAACAGACGCGTGCAAAGTTAAGCGACGCGCTGGGGCGTCTGGAAGGGGTGGCATCATGA
- a CDS encoding DUF2497 domain-containing protein, which yields MSDQSTQQEPSMEEILASIRRIISEDGDENGADAKAAAPDAPDGDADGDDDAISVEDILEDDAEDDDVLELTDVAEAPSIPEPEPEPVVAAVHEPEPKSAPETPTDPFDTGDDSDLMAIDRTPDPEPAPKPAPVAMPVSAPRPASSEKIESQGLMSEEAASAATAAFERLSDDMRISSDGTSRTMEDLVQDLLRPMMKQWLDENLASIVEAAVAEEVERVSRRRRR from the coding sequence ATGAGCGATCAAAGCACGCAGCAAGAACCATCCATGGAGGAGATTCTCGCCTCCATCCGCCGTATCATCTCCGAAGATGGTGACGAAAACGGCGCGGACGCAAAAGCCGCAGCACCTGATGCCCCAGATGGGGATGCGGATGGGGATGATGACGCAATTTCCGTCGAGGATATTCTTGAGGATGACGCTGAAGACGATGACGTTCTTGAGCTGACTGACGTGGCCGAGGCACCGTCAATTCCTGAACCAGAACCTGAGCCGGTGGTTGCCGCTGTTCATGAGCCAGAGCCGAAGTCGGCACCTGAAACACCCACAGACCCTTTTGACACCGGCGATGACAGCGACCTTATGGCTATAGACCGCACGCCGGACCCGGAGCCTGCTCCAAAGCCCGCACCTGTGGCCATGCCTGTCTCAGCCCCCAGGCCTGCATCCTCTGAGAAAATAGAATCCCAGGGTCTTATGTCGGAGGAAGCAGCTTCGGCAGCCACAGCAGCTTTTGAGCGGCTCTCGGACGACATGCGTATTTCATCTGACGGCACATCGCGGACCATGGAGGATCTGGTTCAGGATCTGTTGCGGCCAATGATGAAGCAGTGGCTGGATGAAAATCTGGCCTCCATCGTGGAAGCAGCCGTAGCAGAAGAAGTTGAACGGGTATCGCGCCGCCGCCGGCGGTAA
- a CDS encoding TolC family outer membrane protein, with product MRRSSHPIMGAALLIAAALVSSSHAGAETLNDALTATYASNPTLQAARAELRATDEGVAQALSGWRPSISATGTSQFSQSDNELATGAGFGAINSTRDDRTTNTAAVTVQQNIFRGGRTTAETRQAKSQVAAGRAQLAGTEQDVLLSAVTAYMDVLRDTATVALNRNNVTVLQRQLEASQDRFDVGEITRTDVAQSEARLSRSQSALIRAEANLTNSRAAYENVVGMAPGTLDAAPDLPPLPATEEEALAIAIANNPTLQAARFAEEASRHAIRSAKGALLPTLTVQGDYSYSEKPSSSLANSEAATVTGRLTVPLYQSGAVYSQVRQAKQLNSQQRLQIRAAMRSVEEGVASAWEAYRAANAQITSDREQVRANEIALDGVQQEAQVGSRTTLDVLDAEQELLDSRVALVTSERNAYVAAYQLLSATGRLSAGYLALPVEQYDPAANYDRVSDKWFGFGVTDEPDELAPESGTDAAGDL from the coding sequence ATGCGCCGCAGCAGCCATCCAATTATGGGGGCTGCTCTGCTCATTGCGGCTGCGCTGGTGTCGTCGTCTCACGCAGGGGCTGAAACGCTTAATGATGCCCTTACAGCTACTTATGCCAGCAATCCCACTTTGCAGGCTGCACGTGCTGAATTGCGGGCAACGGATGAAGGCGTGGCCCAGGCACTGTCAGGCTGGCGGCCGTCCATCAGTGCCACGGGCACATCTCAGTTTTCGCAATCCGACAACGAACTGGCGACAGGCGCCGGGTTCGGGGCCATCAACAGTACGCGCGACGACCGCACCACCAATACGGCGGCTGTTACCGTTCAACAGAATATTTTTCGCGGCGGGCGCACAACCGCTGAAACCCGTCAGGCGAAGTCACAGGTTGCTGCCGGGCGTGCTCAGCTTGCGGGCACCGAGCAGGATGTGTTGCTGAGTGCAGTTACAGCCTACATGGATGTGCTGCGTGATACCGCGACAGTTGCCCTCAACCGCAACAACGTCACGGTCCTTCAACGTCAGTTGGAGGCCTCGCAGGATCGTTTTGACGTCGGCGAGATCACCCGCACGGATGTGGCCCAGTCAGAGGCTCGCCTCAGCCGCTCGCAGTCAGCGCTTATCCGTGCTGAGGCCAACCTAACCAATTCGCGTGCTGCCTACGAGAACGTCGTGGGCATGGCACCGGGCACACTGGATGCAGCGCCTGATCTGCCGCCCTTGCCGGCAACGGAAGAAGAAGCGCTGGCCATAGCTATTGCCAACAACCCCACTCTGCAGGCCGCGCGATTTGCCGAGGAAGCCTCCCGTCACGCCATCCGATCTGCCAAGGGTGCTTTATTGCCGACGCTCACTGTGCAGGGCGACTACAGCTATTCTGAGAAACCAAGCTCATCGCTTGCCAACTCCGAGGCGGCGACGGTAACCGGGCGGCTGACCGTTCCGCTTTATCAGTCGGGCGCGGTGTACAGCCAGGTACGTCAGGCAAAACAGCTCAACAGCCAGCAGCGCCTTCAGATTCGCGCCGCCATGCGCTCCGTCGAAGAGGGTGTGGCCAGTGCGTGGGAAGCCTATCGGGCCGCAAATGCACAGATCACGTCTGACCGTGAGCAGGTGCGCGCCAACGAAATTGCCCTTGATGGTGTGCAGCAGGAAGCACAAGTAGGCTCGCGCACAACGCTTGATGTGCTTGATGCCGAGCAGGAGCTTCTGGATTCACGTGTGGCGCTGGTGACATCAGAACGCAATGCCTATGTGGCTGCCTATCAGCTTTTATCTGCAACCGGTCGGTTGAGCGCCGGGTATCTAGCATTGCCGGTGGAGCAGTATGACCCTGCCGCAAACTACGACCGGGTCAGTGACAAATGGTTTGGATTCGGCGTCACTGACGAGCCGGATGAGCTTGCTCCCGAATCAGGAACTGACGCTGCGGGCGACCTTTAA
- a CDS encoding protein-L-isoaspartate O-methyltransferase produces MLDFASARHNMIESQIRTNDVTDRTVLDAMGATPREQFVPAAKRSIAYRDEDMPIHTGEDGTIRCLMEPWVFARLLQLADISSGDLVLYVGAGLGYGPAVVSKLAETVVALESDAALVATAGQNLTKAGVDNVAVIEGPLPKGCPAQAPFDVIVVEGALPDAPEALCAQLKQGGRLVCVIGRGLAGKAHVFQRSGETSSARAEFSAAVTPLPGFEPPKGFVF; encoded by the coding sequence ATGCTCGATTTTGCATCCGCCCGTCACAACATGATCGAAAGTCAGATCCGCACCAATGATGTGACGGACCGCACCGTGCTGGACGCCATGGGCGCAACACCGCGCGAGCAGTTTGTGCCGGCCGCCAAGCGATCTATCGCCTATCGTGATGAGGATATGCCGATTCACACCGGGGAAGATGGCACAATCCGCTGCCTCATGGAGCCTTGGGTATTTGCCCGATTGCTCCAGCTTGCCGACATTTCGTCGGGTGATCTTGTTTTGTATGTGGGGGCAGGCCTTGGCTATGGTCCCGCTGTCGTCTCGAAACTTGCCGAAACCGTTGTGGCGCTTGAAAGCGACGCCGCATTGGTGGCGACTGCCGGGCAGAACCTGACCAAAGCAGGGGTGGACAACGTGGCGGTTATTGAAGGCCCGTTGCCCAAAGGCTGCCCGGCGCAGGCACCATTTGATGTAATCGTGGTGGAGGGTGCGCTTCCTGATGCGCCCGAAGCATTATGCGCGCAGTTGAAGCAGGGCGGCAGACTTGTGTGCGTTATTGGCCGCGGTCTTGCTGGCAAAGCTCATGTTTTTCAACGCTCAGGTGAAACGTCGAGCGCTCGTGCAGAGTTCAGTGCTGCCGTTACACCGCTGCCGGGCTTTGAACCGCCGAAGGGTTTTGTTTTCTAG
- a CDS encoding HNH endonuclease: protein MTRTDRDTLMRMAAFEHVRRLGEVHDHLTAKELKPGFIFEGERIPLVNPQRGIFKPRQMRYLLSIKTVFPRPGARVWYDDQRDVHRQIFEGDDMVEYAFMGQDPDAADNRWLREAFENGTPVIYFLGIAPGRYQAMFPAFISGWDANALKARVAFGVPEQESLFPPENALERRYALRAVKQRLHQASFREAVITAYDGRCALSGLPEQRLLDAAHIISDKNERLGQPIVPNGLPLSKIHHAAFDAHLIGIDPDYRLHVSDRLLDQNDGPMLEALKQLNGESLHLPHRVKDRPDRDRLAMRFERFKAVA, encoded by the coding sequence ATGACCCGTACCGACCGGGACACCCTGATGCGGATGGCGGCTTTCGAGCATGTTCGAAGGCTGGGCGAGGTGCATGACCATCTGACCGCCAAAGAATTGAAACCGGGTTTCATTTTCGAGGGCGAGCGCATTCCGCTCGTCAATCCCCAGCGGGGCATCTTCAAGCCGCGACAGATGCGGTATCTGCTATCCATCAAGACGGTCTTTCCGCGACCAGGCGCGCGTGTTTGGTACGACGATCAGCGGGACGTTCACCGCCAGATCTTCGAGGGCGACGATATGGTCGAATACGCCTTCATGGGGCAGGACCCGGACGCGGCCGACAATCGATGGCTGCGCGAGGCGTTCGAGAATGGGACACCGGTAATCTATTTCCTCGGGATCGCGCCGGGCCGCTACCAGGCCATGTTCCCCGCATTCATTTCGGGATGGGACGCCAATGCCCTGAAGGCACGCGTCGCGTTTGGCGTGCCTGAGCAGGAATCGCTGTTCCCGCCGGAAAATGCCCTCGAACGGCGATATGCGCTGCGTGCGGTAAAGCAGCGGCTTCATCAGGCCTCATTCCGCGAAGCCGTCATAACGGCCTACGATGGCCGATGCGCCTTGTCAGGCTTGCCCGAACAGCGGCTGCTCGACGCGGCGCATATCATCTCCGACAAGAATGAGCGGTTGGGGCAGCCCATCGTCCCCAACGGCCTGCCGCTCTCCAAGATCCATCATGCCGCCTTCGACGCCCACCTAATCGGCATCGATCCCGACTATCGGCTACATGTTTCGGACCGGTTGCTGGACCAGAACGACGGTCCGATGCTCGAAGCCCTCAAGCAGTTGAATGGCGAATCCCTCCACTTGCCGCACCGGGTCAAGGACCGGCCGGACCGCGACCGGCTCGCCATGCGGTTCGAGCGTTTCAAGGCGGTGGCCTAG
- a CDS encoding HNH endonuclease, which yields MGINLVIAVTDGDWFDMLRRQTNLAEVNFWAPSAANFRALEPGELFLFKLHAPRNVIVGGGIFAYANALPCSLAWEAFGEANGARSAQEMRARIARYRRADPGDRSDFEIGCRILTQPFFFAEADWIPVPPSWAPNIVSFKTYNTGDAEGLALWDAVNERMSRPDFPGMAEPQARFGEPQLIRPRLGQGAFRVLVTDTYNRRCAITRERTLPALDAAHIRPYGDGGAHEAQNGLLLRRDVHSLFDAGYVTVTPDLHFEVSRRIKEEFDNGRHYYELHGQTIHAPEDALRRPDLEALRWHNEHCFRR from the coding sequence ATGGGCATCAACCTCGTCATCGCCGTCACCGATGGCGACTGGTTCGACATGCTGCGGCGGCAGACGAACCTTGCCGAGGTCAATTTCTGGGCGCCGTCGGCGGCCAACTTCCGCGCCCTCGAGCCGGGTGAACTGTTCCTATTTAAGCTACATGCGCCGCGCAACGTGATCGTCGGCGGCGGCATCTTCGCCTACGCCAACGCGCTGCCGTGTTCGCTGGCCTGGGAAGCCTTCGGCGAGGCGAATGGCGCTCGATCGGCGCAAGAGATGCGTGCCCGCATCGCACGATACCGTCGGGCCGATCCGGGCGATCGGAGCGATTTCGAGATCGGCTGCCGTATCCTGACGCAGCCGTTCTTCTTCGCCGAGGCCGACTGGATTCCCGTCCCGCCAAGCTGGGCGCCGAATATCGTGTCCTTCAAGACCTACAATACCGGCGATGCCGAGGGACTTGCGCTATGGGACGCGGTGAACGAGCGGATGAGCCGGCCAGACTTCCCCGGAATGGCGGAACCCCAGGCTCGGTTCGGCGAGCCGCAGCTCATACGGCCACGCCTCGGGCAGGGAGCGTTCCGGGTGCTTGTCACTGACACCTACAACCGCCGTTGCGCGATCACACGGGAGCGAACCCTTCCGGCGCTCGACGCCGCGCATATCCGACCATATGGCGATGGCGGCGCGCACGAGGCGCAGAACGGGCTGTTGCTTCGGCGCGACGTCCACAGCCTGTTCGACGCGGGCTATGTCACCGTGACGCCCGACCTGCATTTCGAAGTGAGCCGCCGTATCAAGGAGGAGTTCGACAACGGGCGGCACTATTATGAGCTTCACGGGCAAACGATCCACGCTCCTGAAGATGCCTTGCGCCGCCCAGATCTCGAGGCGCTGCGCTGGCACAACGAACATTGTTTCCGGAGGTAG